The following proteins come from a genomic window of Winogradskyella sp. PC-19:
- the dtd gene encoding D-aminoacyl-tRNA deacylase, whose protein sequence is MRIVVQRVTEASVTIDNKVVASIKTGLLVLLGIIDEDTKDDIEWLCRKIIGMRIFPVENGVMNKSIQDIDGNIIVVSQFTLHASTKKGNRPSYIKAAKPEVAIPLYEEFKRNLQLQLGKVIQSGEFGADMKVSLLNDGPVTIIVDSKDKV, encoded by the coding sequence ATGAGAATAGTTGTTCAGCGTGTTACAGAAGCTTCAGTTACAATCGATAATAAGGTTGTTGCGTCTATCAAAACGGGTTTATTGGTTTTATTGGGTATAATAGATGAGGATACTAAAGATGATATCGAATGGTTATGCCGAAAGATAATAGGTATGAGAATCTTTCCTGTTGAAAATGGAGTGATGAATAAATCTATTCAGGATATTGATGGAAACATTATTGTTGTCAGTCAGTTTACACTTCACGCGAGTACAAAAAAGGGCAATCGTCCAAGTTATATTAAGGCTGCAAAGCCAGAAGTTGCAATTCCTTTATATGAAGAATTTAAAAGAAATCTACAGTTGCAATTAGGTAAAGTTATTCAATCGGGAGAATTTGGAGCAGATATGAAAGTATCACTTCTAAATGATGGTCCTGTTACTATTATCGTGGATAGTAAAGATAAAGTGTAA